A single region of the Marinobacter salinus genome encodes:
- the dctP gene encoding TRAP transporter substrate-binding protein DctP, producing the protein MAALKTKLIASAVLAGFMSTGVQAATEWNVSLWGKRRAFTENVEKLAELVESKTNGEFKLNISYGGLSKSRENLDGISFGAFEMAQFCSFYHADKNPTITVTELPFSQDVSLARVTEIYQEVFKHPLVAKDLARWNATLLMPTPMPQYNIVSKGDAISSLEDFDGLRVRGPGGIMGVLGKLGAVKTGVPFSEVRQSMDSGVIDAASFAPHAHLATNTYKVGQWYTTNLNLGSANCPVVVNTDALDSLEPAHRDALLGSVDEALDFYVENYEQKTTARYEAAVQEEGLTKITFTPAQTAELNKLAESVRQSWIESHADEFDSQSLFDFTAAQFAGQ; encoded by the coding sequence ATGGCTGCTTTAAAAACCAAACTGATTGCTTCCGCAGTTCTCGCCGGCTTTATGTCAACGGGGGTGCAAGCGGCAACCGAGTGGAATGTTTCCCTCTGGGGCAAGCGCAGGGCCTTTACCGAAAACGTCGAAAAGCTCGCCGAGCTGGTCGAATCCAAGACCAATGGGGAGTTCAAGCTCAACATTTCCTATGGCGGTTTGTCGAAATCCCGCGAAAATCTTGATGGCATCTCATTCGGTGCCTTCGAGATGGCGCAGTTCTGCTCCTTCTACCATGCGGACAAGAATCCGACGATTACGGTCACGGAGCTGCCATTTTCTCAGGACGTTTCCCTGGCAAGGGTTACCGAGATTTACCAGGAGGTCTTCAAGCATCCTCTGGTAGCCAAGGATCTGGCTCGCTGGAATGCGACGCTGCTGATGCCGACCCCCATGCCTCAGTACAATATTGTCAGTAAGGGTGACGCCATCTCATCTCTGGAAGATTTCGACGGCCTTCGGGTCCGGGGCCCAGGTGGCATCATGGGTGTGCTGGGCAAGCTTGGCGCGGTCAAGACCGGCGTCCCCTTTTCAGAAGTCCGACAGTCCATGGACTCTGGCGTTATTGACGCAGCCTCTTTTGCCCCTCACGCGCACCTTGCAACCAACACCTACAAAGTCGGCCAGTGGTACACCACCAACCTGAACCTGGGCTCGGCAAACTGCCCGGTGGTCGTCAACACTGACGCCCTCGACTCCCTCGAGCCCGCACACCGGGACGCCCTGCTGGGTTCCGTGGATGAGGCTCTCGATTTCTACGTTGAGAACTACGAACAGAAAACGACGGCCAGGTACGAAGCCGCCGTTCAGGAAGAAGGGCTGACGAAGATAACATTTACCCCCGCTCAGACCGCCGAACTGAACAAACTCGCCGAGTCCGTTCGTCAGAGCTGGATTGAGAGCCACGCAGACGAGTTCGACTCACAGTCTCTGTTCGACTTTACGGCCGCGCAATTCGCCGGACAGTAA
- the fdh3B gene encoding formate dehydrogenase FDH3 subunit beta — protein sequence MALEGQARAKFLCDAERCIECNACVTACKNEHEVPWGINRRRVVTIEDGKPGERSISVACMHCSDAPCMAVCPVDCFYQTEDGVVLHSKDLCIGCGYCFYACPFGAPQFPQAGNFGSRGKMDKCTFCAGGPEEDNSTTEFSKYGRNRIAEGKLPICAEMCSTKALLAGDGNEVADIYRQRVVNRGFGSGAWGWGTAYEKKGA from the coding sequence ATGGCACTTGAAGGACAAGCAAGAGCAAAATTCCTTTGCGACGCCGAGCGCTGCATCGAATGTAATGCGTGCGTAACGGCCTGTAAGAACGAGCACGAGGTCCCCTGGGGCATCAACCGTCGCCGCGTGGTGACCATCGAAGATGGTAAACCTGGCGAGCGTTCGATCTCGGTAGCTTGCATGCACTGTTCAGACGCCCCTTGTATGGCCGTCTGTCCAGTGGATTGCTTCTACCAGACTGAAGACGGCGTTGTGTTGCACTCCAAGGATCTATGTATTGGTTGCGGGTATTGTTTTTATGCTTGCCCCTTCGGCGCACCTCAGTTCCCGCAAGCGGGCAACTTTGGTAGCCGAGGCAAGATGGACAAATGCACGTTCTGTGCAGGCGGTCCTGAAGAAGACAATTCAACCACCGAGTTCTCCAAGTACGGGCGCAACCGTATTGCGGAGGGCAAGTTGCCAATCTGTGCGGAAATGTGTTCAACCAAAGCCCTGTTGGCCGGTGACGGCAATGAGGTGGCGGACATCTATCGCCAGCGTGTGGTGAACCGTGGCTTCGGTTCAGGCGCTTGGGGATGGGGCACAGCCTACGAGAAGAAGGGTGCATAA
- a CDS encoding ABC transporter substrate-binding protein, with protein MKRRATLLAGLILFLSSFPLLADSIKLGFNYPQSGRYKDLGLQQRLGAFLAVEEINKAGGILGNKVELIIRNTAGSPERGVSNTEELIRQENVDMVFGGASSAVAIASGKAAKKLDRLYFGTTTSANATTGSEGHDHMFREYPNAWMTANALGHYLRENYDGLRYFYVTADYTWGQSSEASIRKFTNTTDEQAHPHALTPFPAAHMRDFSKALRSAEESEADVLMLVLYGDDLVRALKVAYDMDLKDKVQIVIPNISLGIAQTVGATIMEGVVSTTPWEWMIPYQLDFPRGQAFVESFTEHYGVRPTSTAATSYGIVYQYKEAVERAGTTNTKALIEALEGHSYSLLKDRQQWRAFDHQNLQTVYVVRSKPRDQVVDDELRSDFFEVVGSLEGEEAAQTLTEWQAERAAANKPPHL; from the coding sequence ATGAAAAGGAGGGCAACCCTTCTGGCAGGGCTCATTTTATTCCTTTCCAGTTTTCCGCTATTGGCAGATTCCATCAAGCTTGGATTCAATTACCCGCAATCAGGTCGCTATAAAGATCTCGGACTACAGCAAAGGCTTGGGGCCTTTCTCGCGGTTGAGGAAATCAATAAGGCCGGCGGAATCCTTGGCAATAAGGTTGAGCTGATTATTCGCAATACAGCGGGCTCTCCTGAGCGCGGTGTTTCCAACACAGAAGAATTGATCCGTCAGGAAAACGTGGACATGGTCTTTGGCGGCGCCTCCAGCGCAGTGGCGATTGCTTCCGGCAAGGCTGCAAAAAAACTGGATCGCCTATATTTCGGAACGACCACCTCGGCCAATGCCACCACCGGCAGCGAAGGGCACGACCATATGTTTCGGGAGTACCCCAATGCCTGGATGACTGCGAACGCGCTGGGTCACTACCTGAGGGAAAACTACGATGGCCTCCGTTATTTTTATGTGACCGCCGACTATACATGGGGCCAGTCCTCGGAAGCATCGATCCGGAAGTTCACGAACACCACTGATGAGCAGGCACATCCTCATGCGCTCACCCCGTTCCCGGCGGCGCATATGAGGGATTTCTCAAAGGCACTGAGATCTGCAGAGGAAAGCGAAGCAGACGTGCTCATGCTGGTTTTATACGGCGATGACCTGGTTCGGGCGCTCAAAGTGGCGTATGACATGGACCTGAAAGACAAAGTGCAGATCGTGATTCCGAACATTTCTCTGGGAATCGCCCAGACCGTCGGCGCCACGATTATGGAAGGCGTAGTTTCCACAACACCCTGGGAGTGGATGATTCCCTACCAACTCGACTTCCCACGTGGCCAGGCTTTTGTTGAATCGTTCACCGAACATTATGGTGTCAGGCCAACCTCTACCGCTGCCACGTCATATGGCATTGTCTATCAATACAAAGAGGCTGTTGAACGTGCAGGCACCACCAATACTAAAGCGCTCATAGAGGCGCTGGAAGGGCACTCATACAGCCTTCTCAAGGACCGCCAGCAGTGGCGAGCGTTCGATCATCAGAACCTGCAGACGGTTTACGTGGTTCGCAGTAAGCCAAGAGATCAGGTTGTGGACGACGAACTGCGTAGTGACTTTTTTGAGGTGGTGGGGTCGCTTGAGGGAGAAGAAGCTGCGCAGACCCTGACCGAATGGCAAGCTGAACGGGCTGCAGCGAATAAACCTCCACATCTGTAG
- a CDS encoding sulfurtransferase TusA family protein: MRASVLTDQSEVHQIDAVGLVCPLPILRFKKRTQGLPSGTQVEFLADDPSGRRDLQALCEITGHRIEWIREEDAGVLRYRICLA, encoded by the coding sequence GTGAGAGCGTCCGTCTTGACTGATCAATCAGAGGTACACCAAATCGACGCCGTCGGTTTGGTGTGCCCACTTCCCATTTTGCGCTTCAAAAAACGCACCCAGGGTTTACCGAGCGGGACGCAAGTCGAGTTCCTGGCCGATGACCCCAGCGGCCGTCGGGATTTACAGGCGCTGTGCGAGATAACCGGGCACAGGATTGAGTGGATCCGGGAAGAAGACGCGGGCGTCCTCCGTTACCGCATCTGTTTAGCGTAG
- a CDS encoding glutathione S-transferase family protein yields MLVNGIWQENWQPVQAKDEAGRFIRQTSPFRNWITPDGTPGPTGAGGFKAEKGRYHLYVAYICPWASRALMARQLKGLKDVLDVTVVNPRLTDQGWQFGGYPGADEDRLNGAHYMHELYTRADPTISGRATVPVLWDKHTGTIVNNESADILRMLNSAFADVVDQGPDLYPESLAGEINKLNEYLYTDLNNGVYQAGFASSQAAYSEAYTKVFAALDEMDSRLADGRTYLFGDQLTETDIRLFVTLVRFDAAYHGLFKCNRNTLRSMPRLHAYMHRILALDGIADTVNLDHIKAGYYSIKALNPAGIVPEGPGEL; encoded by the coding sequence ATGCTGGTAAATGGTATCTGGCAAGAGAACTGGCAGCCGGTACAGGCGAAAGATGAGGCGGGGCGGTTCATTCGCCAGACCTCGCCCTTTCGAAACTGGATTACGCCGGATGGCACGCCGGGACCCACCGGAGCGGGCGGCTTCAAGGCGGAAAAAGGACGTTACCACCTGTACGTGGCGTACATTTGCCCCTGGGCATCGCGAGCCTTGATGGCTCGCCAGCTTAAGGGGCTGAAGGATGTGCTTGATGTTACCGTCGTCAATCCCCGGCTGACAGACCAGGGTTGGCAGTTTGGCGGCTACCCGGGCGCGGATGAGGACAGGCTCAACGGTGCGCACTATATGCACGAGCTGTACACCCGTGCCGATCCAACGATCTCTGGTCGCGCCACCGTACCGGTGCTTTGGGACAAACATACCGGAACCATCGTCAATAATGAGTCCGCGGATATTCTGCGGATGCTGAACAGCGCGTTTGCAGACGTTGTTGATCAGGGGCCGGACTTGTATCCCGAAAGCCTGGCGGGTGAAATCAACAAGCTCAACGAGTATCTGTACACAGACCTTAACAACGGCGTGTACCAGGCAGGGTTTGCCTCCAGCCAGGCGGCTTACAGCGAAGCCTACACCAAGGTGTTTGCCGCCCTGGACGAAATGGATTCACGACTGGCGGACGGGCGAACCTATCTGTTTGGTGATCAACTGACAGAAACCGATATACGTCTGTTCGTGACCCTGGTTCGCTTTGACGCTGCCTACCACGGCCTGTTCAAGTGCAACCGCAATACGCTGCGGTCCATGCCGCGACTGCATGCCTACATGCACCGGATTCTGGCACTTGACGGGATTGCCGACACGGTAAATCTTGATCACATCAAGGCGGGGTATTATTCCATCAAGGCGCTGAATCCGGCTGGCATTGTGCCCGAAGGTCCAGGCGAACTCTGA
- a CDS encoding formate dehydrogenase subunit alpha, with the protein MLRKKTNGVAKGSRAGSLLSSLAAKTLDRRQFLTTSGVAVGGLAALSLTSGRVEAATPATGGGEVVVKKSVCTHCSVGCTVEAEVQNGVWTGQEPGWDSPFNLGAHCAKGASVREHAHGERRLKSPMKMVNGQWQKISWDTAINEIGDKMLEIREQSGPDSVYWLGSAKFNNEQAYLYRKFAAYWGTNNVDHQARICHSTTVAGVANTWGYGAMTNSYNDIHKSKAIFIIGGNPAEAHPVSLLHVLKAKEENNAPLIVCDPRFTRTAAHADEFVRFRPGSDVALVWGILWHIFENGWEDKEFIRTRVYGMEDIREEVKRWNPEEVERVTGAPGAQLERVARTLANNRPGTVIWCMGGTQHTNGNNNTRAYCVLQLALGNMGVAGGGTNIFRGHDNVQGATDLGVLADTLPGYYGLSAGSWAHWARVWEEDLDYLKGRFAVWDKDGKSRAMMNEKGIPVSRWIDGVLEAKENLEQPDNTRAMVLWGHAPNSQTRMPEMKEAMEKLDLLVVVDPFPTVSAVLHDRKEGAYLLPTTTQFETYGSVTASNRSLQWREKVVEPLFDSKVDHEIMKLFADKFGFTDRMFRNIAIDGDEPSIEDITREFNRGMWTIGYTGQSPERLKKHMKYQHHFDKTTLRAVGGPCDGDFYGLPWPSWGTPEMNHPGTANLYDMSLPVSEGGLTFRARFGVEHNGQNILADGVYSKNSEIKDGYPEFTMQMLMDLGWDGDLTAEERASIEAVAGASTNWKTDLSGGIQRVAIKHECAPFGNAKARAIVWNFPDPVPLHREPLYTNRRDLVADYPTYEDKTFWRVPTLYESIQKNDFSKEFPIILTSGRLVEYEGGGDETRSNPWLAELQQDMFIEVNPRDANNLNIRDGNDVWVSGPEGARIKVKAMVTERVGEGVAFMPFHFGGHYQGKDLRDKYPKGADPIVLGESTNTVQTYGYDSVTQMQETKATLCAIMPA; encoded by the coding sequence ATGTTAAGGAAGAAGACCAACGGGGTAGCGAAAGGCTCCCGTGCAGGCTCTTTGCTTTCTTCTCTCGCTGCCAAGACTCTGGACCGTCGTCAGTTCCTGACAACGTCTGGTGTGGCAGTGGGTGGTTTGGCCGCATTATCGCTGACTTCGGGGCGGGTTGAAGCCGCAACCCCAGCAACCGGTGGCGGGGAAGTTGTCGTCAAGAAATCCGTCTGTACGCACTGCTCAGTAGGGTGCACCGTCGAAGCAGAAGTTCAGAATGGCGTATGGACAGGCCAGGAACCAGGCTGGGACAGCCCTTTCAATTTGGGCGCTCACTGTGCCAAGGGTGCTTCAGTACGTGAACACGCCCATGGCGAGCGTCGTCTCAAGTCGCCCATGAAAATGGTCAACGGCCAGTGGCAGAAGATTTCCTGGGATACCGCCATCAACGAAATCGGCGACAAGATGCTCGAAATCCGCGAGCAAAGCGGTCCCGATTCGGTCTACTGGCTGGGCAGCGCAAAGTTCAACAACGAGCAGGCCTACCTGTACCGTAAGTTTGCGGCCTACTGGGGCACCAACAACGTGGACCACCAGGCCCGTATCTGCCACTCCACGACCGTGGCCGGCGTAGCCAATACCTGGGGCTACGGCGCAATGACCAACTCCTACAACGACATCCACAAATCCAAGGCGATCTTCATCATCGGGGGCAACCCCGCCGAAGCGCACCCGGTGTCGCTGCTGCACGTACTGAAGGCGAAGGAAGAAAATAACGCGCCGCTGATCGTCTGCGACCCGCGTTTCACCCGAACAGCGGCCCATGCCGACGAGTTCGTGCGTTTCCGCCCGGGCTCCGACGTTGCGCTGGTGTGGGGTATTCTCTGGCACATCTTCGAAAACGGCTGGGAAGACAAAGAATTCATCCGTACCCGTGTGTACGGCATGGAAGACATTCGCGAGGAAGTGAAGCGCTGGAATCCCGAAGAAGTTGAGCGTGTAACCGGCGCGCCGGGCGCACAGCTTGAGCGTGTGGCTCGTACTCTGGCCAACAATCGGCCCGGCACCGTTATCTGGTGTATGGGTGGTACCCAGCACACCAATGGTAACAACAACACCCGCGCCTACTGCGTGCTCCAGCTGGCCCTTGGCAACATGGGCGTCGCCGGCGGTGGTACAAACATTTTCCGCGGCCACGACAACGTTCAGGGGGCCACCGACCTCGGCGTGCTCGCCGATACCCTGCCCGGCTACTATGGTCTGTCTGCTGGTTCCTGGGCCCACTGGGCAAGAGTGTGGGAAGAGGACCTCGACTACCTGAAAGGCCGCTTTGCCGTTTGGGATAAAGATGGCAAGTCCCGGGCCATGATGAACGAGAAGGGCATTCCGGTTTCACGCTGGATTGACGGTGTTCTGGAAGCCAAGGAAAACCTTGAGCAGCCGGACAACACCCGGGCCATGGTTCTGTGGGGCCACGCGCCCAACTCCCAGACCCGGATGCCGGAAATGAAGGAGGCCATGGAAAAGCTCGACCTGCTGGTTGTAGTGGATCCCTTCCCGACCGTTTCTGCCGTACTCCACGATCGCAAGGAAGGCGCCTACTTGCTGCCCACGACCACCCAGTTCGAGACCTACGGTTCGGTAACAGCGTCGAACCGCTCTCTGCAGTGGCGTGAAAAAGTGGTAGAGCCGCTGTTCGACTCCAAGGTCGATCACGAAATCATGAAACTGTTTGCGGACAAATTCGGCTTTACCGATCGCATGTTCCGCAACATCGCCATTGATGGCGATGAGCCGTCGATTGAGGACATTACCCGCGAATTCAACCGCGGCATGTGGACCATCGGCTACACCGGCCAGTCCCCTGAGCGTCTCAAGAAGCACATGAAGTATCAGCACCACTTCGACAAGACCACGCTGCGTGCAGTCGGTGGACCTTGTGATGGTGATTTCTACGGCTTGCCGTGGCCTTCCTGGGGCACACCGGAGATGAACCATCCGGGCACTGCCAACCTGTACGACATGTCGTTGCCGGTTTCCGAGGGCGGACTGACGTTCCGGGCCCGTTTTGGTGTTGAACACAACGGCCAGAATATCCTGGCTGATGGCGTTTACTCCAAGAACTCGGAAATCAAGGACGGCTATCCCGAGTTCACCATGCAGATGCTGATGGACCTGGGTTGGGACGGTGATCTGACGGCTGAGGAGCGAGCCAGCATTGAAGCAGTGGCCGGCGCGTCAACCAACTGGAAGACAGACCTGTCTGGTGGTATCCAGCGCGTGGCAATCAAGCACGAGTGTGCGCCCTTCGGTAACGCCAAGGCCCGTGCCATTGTCTGGAACTTCCCGGATCCGGTGCCGCTGCATCGTGAACCGTTGTACACGAACCGTCGTGATCTCGTGGCAGATTACCCGACTTATGAAGACAAGACCTTCTGGCGGGTCCCGACCTTGTACGAGTCAATCCAGAAGAACGACTTCAGCAAGGAGTTCCCGATCATTCTTACCTCCGGCCGTCTGGTCGAGTACGAGGGTGGCGGTGACGAAACCCGTTCAAACCCCTGGCTGGCCGAATTGCAGCAGGACATGTTCATTGAGGTGAACCCGCGTGATGCCAACAACCTGAATATCCGTGACGGCAATGACGTCTGGGTTTCCGGTCCGGAAGGCGCGCGGATCAAGGTCAAGGCCATGGTGACAGAACGTGTCGGAGAGGGTGTGGCGTTCATGCCGTTCCACTTCGGCGGGCACTATCAGGGCAAGGACCTGCGGGACAAGTATCCCAAGGGCGCCGACCCCATCGTTCTGGGCGAATCCACCAACACAGTTCAAACATACGGGTATGACTCGGTCACTCAGATGCAAGAGACCAAAGCCACCCTATGTGCGATTATGCCGGCATAA
- a CDS encoding formate dehydrogenase subunit gamma, whose product MNFKLLGAAVFALATLLINPVWAEEAPAVDRATTGGAQTLEDIMARQKQLELDESFRSENLGNPANAAPITDQLGTRGGVSDSDNWRAIRYNETEPSTQVRGPATGVLIQDGGMPWYKLREGPVITYGGGAILGIIALLVLFYFVRGRIMIDGGPAGTTIERFKAIERFGHWLLAGSFIALGLTGLITLMGRSFLIPVMGPEAFATLAAGSKWIHNNIAWAFMLGLVMTFVMWVAHNIPNKLDWQWIKAGGGIFTKGHPSAKKFNAGQKIIFWTVMVLGFSVSLSGLSLLFPYEIPMFADTFAFMNSILGTDFPTVLAPHEEMQYANIWHSIVAFVMMLAIIAHIYIGSVGMEGAFDAMGNGQVDIEWARQHHDLWVEEVQAKQGKGGSS is encoded by the coding sequence ATGAACTTTAAACTATTGGGTGCCGCCGTCTTTGCACTGGCGACGCTTTTGATCAACCCTGTCTGGGCGGAAGAGGCCCCGGCGGTTGATCGGGCAACAACCGGGGGCGCTCAGACCCTGGAAGACATCATGGCTCGTCAGAAGCAGTTGGAACTTGACGAGAGCTTCAGGTCTGAAAACCTGGGGAATCCCGCCAACGCGGCGCCGATCACCGATCAGTTGGGTACCCGAGGCGGGGTTTCCGACTCCGACAACTGGCGCGCCATCCGCTATAACGAAACCGAACCCTCCACCCAGGTCCGCGGGCCCGCTACTGGCGTCCTGATCCAGGATGGAGGCATGCCTTGGTACAAATTGCGGGAGGGACCGGTCATCACCTACGGCGGTGGCGCTATTCTGGGCATCATTGCACTGCTGGTGTTGTTCTACTTTGTTCGTGGCAGGATCATGATCGACGGTGGCCCAGCGGGCACCACGATTGAACGGTTCAAGGCTATCGAGCGCTTTGGCCACTGGTTGTTGGCGGGCTCTTTCATTGCCCTGGGCCTTACCGGGCTGATCACCCTGATGGGTCGTAGTTTCCTCATTCCTGTCATGGGACCCGAAGCCTTCGCGACTCTGGCAGCCGGCTCCAAGTGGATTCACAACAACATTGCCTGGGCTTTCATGCTGGGGCTGGTGATGACGTTCGTGATGTGGGTTGCCCACAACATCCCCAACAAACTGGACTGGCAATGGATAAAGGCAGGCGGTGGCATCTTCACCAAGGGCCATCCCTCAGCGAAGAAGTTCAATGCCGGTCAAAAGATCATTTTCTGGACCGTGATGGTGCTGGGTTTCTCGGTATCCCTGTCGGGACTGTCGCTGCTTTTCCCGTATGAGATACCGATGTTTGCCGACACCTTTGCCTTCATGAACAGCATCCTGGGAACAGACTTCCCAACTGTTCTGGCGCCACACGAAGAGATGCAATATGCCAACATCTGGCACTCCATCGTGGCGTTCGTGATGATGCTAGCCATCATCGCCCACATCTACATCGGCTCGGTCGGTATGGAAGGGGCGTTCGATGCCATGGGTAATGGTCAGGTAGATATTGAGTGGGCACGTCAGCACCACGATCTATGGGTTGAAGAAGTGCAGGCCAAACAGGGCAAAGGAGGCTCATCATGA
- a CDS encoding DODA-type extradiol aromatic ring-opening family dioxygenase: protein MGEHPQLIYDYYGFPEEAYDIRYPCPGEPALARQVYQALDQAGIPARLDDRRGFDHGLFVALKLMYPEADIPCVQLSLVNSLDAGAHLAIGRALRALDYDNLLVIGSGFSFHNMRAFFAANTPEIRARNQAFEDWLEQTCTDITMHESERAERLVQWDRAPHARFFHPREEHLLPDAPEPCSRYGQIHYCHGVDAGGTGLSAAQGLFEIVWSPQQVRYEESGPPNPVDSRARFRTHQQCAGLL, encoded by the coding sequence GTGGGTGAGCACCCGCAGTTGATTTACGACTACTACGGATTTCCGGAAGAAGCTTACGACATCAGATACCCGTGCCCGGGCGAACCGGCGCTGGCGCGCCAGGTATACCAGGCGTTGGATCAGGCTGGGATCCCGGCGCGGCTCGATGATCGGCGGGGCTTTGATCACGGTTTGTTCGTAGCGCTCAAGCTGATGTATCCGGAGGCGGATATTCCGTGTGTGCAGCTGTCACTGGTAAACAGCCTGGATGCCGGCGCCCATCTGGCGATTGGCCGGGCATTGCGGGCACTGGATTACGACAACCTGCTGGTGATCGGATCCGGTTTCTCATTCCATAACATGCGGGCGTTCTTCGCCGCGAATACGCCGGAGATCCGGGCCCGCAACCAGGCTTTCGAGGACTGGTTGGAGCAGACCTGTACCGATATCACAATGCATGAATCGGAACGGGCCGAACGTCTGGTTCAGTGGGACCGGGCGCCTCATGCCCGGTTCTTCCATCCCAGGGAAGAGCACCTTCTGCCTGATGCTCCTGAACCTTGTTCGCGGTATGGCCAGATCCATTATTGCCATGGCGTCGATGCTGGCGGAACAGGACTCTCAGCTGCACAAGGTTTATTCGAGATCGTCTGGTCCCCACAACAAGTGAGATACGAAGAATCAGGTCCGCCAAATCCAGTAGATTCGCGTGCAAGGTTTCGAACTCATCAACAATGTGCAGGCCTTCTATGA
- a CDS encoding DoxX family protein: MNNQFTQALFQSSGGFAALVLRVPVGLILAAHGAQKLFGWFGGYGLEGTGQWLASIGLEPGYLMALLAGGAEFFGGLALVFGLLTRPAAVVAAFTMLVAIFSVHIGNGLFMSNNGYEYALTLFVVTLALAIQGGGRFALDNVFQNKG; this comes from the coding sequence ATGAACAATCAATTCACACAGGCACTTTTCCAATCCAGCGGTGGCTTTGCCGCACTGGTTCTCCGGGTGCCGGTCGGCCTGATTCTCGCCGCCCATGGTGCGCAGAAACTCTTTGGCTGGTTTGGCGGCTACGGACTGGAAGGCACCGGGCAGTGGTTGGCGAGTATTGGCCTGGAGCCGGGTTACCTGATGGCGTTGCTGGCTGGTGGTGCCGAATTCTTTGGTGGCCTGGCACTGGTATTTGGCCTGCTGACACGACCTGCGGCCGTGGTCGCGGCCTTTACCATGCTGGTGGCCATATTCTCCGTTCATATCGGCAACGGTCTGTTCATGTCCAACAATGGTTACGAGTATGCCCTCACCCTGTTCGTAGTTACCCTGGCGCTGGCAATCCAGGGAGGGGGCCGGTTCGCTCTGGACAATGTATTCCAGAACAAGGGGTGA
- a CDS encoding LysR family transcriptional regulator — MDRIDAMRAFVTVVNEGTFTRAADRLEMSPQLVSKYVSQLEQHLGVRLLNRTTRKIHLTEAGTHYHQRAQQVLNDIDDMENQLGDLQTQARGLLRISAPVSFAIRHMAPLLSEFQNAHPAVGIDLQLNDRKVEIVEEGFDIALRIGHLKSSSLIAKRIAPVRLVMCASPDYLERHGTPERLEDLQTHRYLRYSYMNQEASEPVHRWLQSAARNRGSDMVSNNGDVLVEAAIAGAGIALQPTFITGSAIREGKLRIILPECEPEPMALYAVYAHRQLLASKVRSFLNFIEGYFGEPPYWDHFE, encoded by the coding sequence ATGGACCGAATTGATGCCATGCGGGCCTTTGTCACGGTAGTGAATGAGGGCACCTTCACACGCGCCGCTGACCGGCTGGAAATGTCGCCGCAGCTGGTCAGCAAATACGTGTCACAGCTTGAGCAACACCTCGGCGTGCGCCTGCTTAACCGAACCACCCGCAAGATCCACCTGACCGAAGCAGGAACCCACTACCACCAGCGCGCCCAGCAGGTACTCAACGACATCGACGACATGGAAAACCAGCTCGGCGACCTGCAGACACAGGCGCGTGGCCTGCTTCGAATCAGTGCCCCGGTTTCCTTTGCCATCCGTCACATGGCCCCTTTACTGAGTGAATTTCAGAACGCCCATCCCGCCGTAGGCATTGATCTGCAACTGAACGATCGCAAGGTCGAGATCGTCGAGGAAGGCTTCGATATCGCGTTGCGGATCGGCCACCTGAAAAGCTCGTCACTGATCGCCAAACGGATCGCCCCCGTCCGCCTGGTGATGTGCGCCTCGCCCGATTACCTGGAACGCCACGGCACACCAGAGCGGCTGGAAGACCTCCAGACTCATCGCTACCTGCGTTACAGCTATATGAACCAGGAAGCCAGCGAACCGGTGCACCGGTGGCTGCAGAGTGCTGCCCGGAACCGCGGAAGCGACATGGTCAGCAATAACGGCGATGTGCTGGTAGAAGCGGCCATCGCCGGAGCCGGGATTGCCCTGCAACCCACCTTCATTACCGGCTCGGCGATCAGGGAAGGCAAACTGCGGATTATCCTGCCCGAGTGCGAACCGGAACCGATGGCGCTCTACGCGGTGTATGCGCATCGGCAACTGCTTGCGAGTAAAGTGCGCAGCTTCCTGAATTTCATTGAAGGCTATTTTGGCGAGCCTCCGTACTGGGATCACTTTGAGTAA